The Siniperca chuatsi isolate FFG_IHB_CAS linkage group LG12, ASM2008510v1, whole genome shotgun sequence genome has a segment encoding these proteins:
- the ormdl1 gene encoding ORM1-like protein 1, whose amino-acid sequence MNVGVAHSEVNPNTRVMNSRGIWLTYALGVGILHIVLLSIPFFSVPVVWTLTNVIHNFGMYVFMHAVKGTPFETPDQGKARLLTHWEQLDYGVQFTSSRKFFTISPIILYFLASFYTKYDTAHFVINTASLLSVLIPKLPQLHGVRLFGINKY is encoded by the exons ATGAATGTGGGTGTGGCACACAGTGAGGTGAACCCAAATACTCGGGTCATGAACAGTCGAGGGATCTGGCTGACCTATGCGCTTGGCGTTGGAATACTTCACATTGTGCTCTTGAGCATACCCTTCTTCAGCGTGCCAGTGGTGTGGACTCTAACTAATGTCATACACAATTTT GGAATGTATGTCTTTATGCATGCAGTAAAAGGCACACCTTTTGAGACCCCCGACCAAGGAAAAGCCAGACTTCTTACACATTGGGAACAGCTTGACTACGGCGTGCAGTTCACGTCATCTAGAAAGTTCTTCACCATCTCCCCAATCATTCT ATACTTCCTGGCAAGTTTCTACACAAAGTATGACACAGCACACTTCGTCATAAACACTGCCTCACTTTTGAGCGTCCTGATCCCCAAGCTGCCACAACTACACGGAGTGAGACTTTTCGGCATCAATAAGTATTAA